The genomic DNA ATCTTCAGACTAATCAGCTGAAGTCTTGATTAGCTCTGGAACTTGATCTAGCAAACGATTCATGTCATCAGGGAACTCGTTCTTGGCTCTGTTGGTTCTTCCCCCCACCACCAATGTTGTTCCGTTTTGCAGTGCCCATATCTTCATTTGAtgttttcacacaaaaaaagaaacaaaagaggtTGAACTTAAATGCCAATGGaacaaaatagaataaaaaagaTATTTGTTACTGTTACCTGTGAATGAGATAAGTAACTGATACAGGTTGTGAGCATTAGAGCACCAAAACCAGCATACACCACTGGTACTCCTGGGTCAGTCTGAGCAAACAAGACAAAGAACATGAAAACATGTCATCTTTCTTCTTACTGTGTGTCATCAATAAACTTTCCACCCAAAGCTCTGTACCTTTAACTCAAGACCGGTACTGCCTATTGCATCCTCAATCACGATCTTCATACCATCTATCTCAATGGGAAGCTTGGAGTTTGGTCTCCTTATTCCTGCGAACTTTCCTTCCAAATCGTACACAACAATTGACTGCAGATCCCTAGCAAGCATCGATCTGCAAGAAAAAAGAACTCAAGTAAAGCAAAGTTAAAGCCTGACCACAATGTAACTTGTACTGACTTAGTTGTAAAGAGTGGTTCTTACATTCCTTTGACATTGGGAGCATTAGTATCACCAACTGGTAAGAAGGTCCCATATAACTTCTTGTCTCCATTGATCTTAAGAGGTGCCATAGCCAAGTTGAATGGTCCTTCACCATCCTTAGTCACCTGCAAAGCCGAGAAACTCCAATCTGTCTGGTATATAGTGACCCCACCGTATCTCAAAGGGTCATTGACACTAATCGTCTTCCTCAGAACTTCTTTCCCGTTAAGGTCACGTAGTGAAAGATCAGAATGAAACTGTGACACCTACAAAGAATCAATGAAACAAAGAGCTTTACTTAACTGTGAATGGCCAAAGAAAGTAGACCAAAACAAAACTCACCTCTCCACTATCGTAATAGTCCATGGTGAATCTGTTAACATGAACTTCGGTATTAAAAGAATCAGTTGGAACAGAGAGAAACCCAATTGGAGCCAAGACATCTCCCATGACAAAATTAAGCCCTTGAGGGACAGTGACCGAGCCTCTAAAGCTCCCGGTGGCACTAAGTGTTCCACCAACCATGATCAAAAGCATTGCTATATGTACTCCAATAGGCGCAAATCTACCAGCCAAACCCTTAAAAGCATACAGTGAAGGACCCTTCATAAACACCTacagaaaacaaacaaacaaactgaGAACAAGACAATCAAAacacttgaaaaaaaaaagatagaactAATAACGCCTGACCTCATAACCATCACCCATCAGAATCACACCCAAGTCTTGAATCGAAGCTCTCTGAAGAGTATCAGCAAAATCCTGCTTCTTGATAGCCTCATCTGACTTCATAAAACTCCATCTGAAAGTTCATGTTTTTCTTTAGCAAAACTAAAGTAATAACTATACAAAAGGAAGAGATAAAAAAGACACTGACCTTCTTGCAACCTTAACAAGAGGTATCTGAGTGGTATAAGTACAAGCCATAAGAGAAGCTGCTAAAAGAGCCAACATCCCAAGAAAAATAGGAGCAGAGTACATATGATCCAACCCAAGAGCGAAGATCCATCTCCAAGTAAAGAACCCCAACACAGGGTTATCCTCTGGATACTTCTCGAAATAGAACTCAGGGGTTTCCCCTTGTTCAATCACAGTccctgaaaagaaaaaaagatggaaACTTTGATCAGTTTCCTACAAACCCAAATTGAATTCAAAACTCTTGGAAGCTTACCGAGAGCCATGAGAGCAGCAATGGTGGCCATCTCTGTGATTGCAAGAGGGAGATTTGATAAAACTGACAACACCTTTCTCGGTAGCCTCTTCAGaaaccctcctcctcctcctcctcctcctcc from Raphanus sativus cultivar WK10039 unplaced genomic scaffold, ASM80110v3 Scaffold3952, whole genome shotgun sequence includes the following:
- the LOC130507057 gene encoding cytochrome c biogenesis protein CCS1, chloroplastic-like, which translates into the protein MIVTLNPKILHFSKLNPRSPLSRPSPRFHRTRTISLTTNCKLQNPQDGRITKTISLSDSAPPVTEESSGGNGGGGGGGGGGGFLKRLPRKVLSVLSNLPLAITEMATIAALMALGTVIEQGETPEFYFEKYPEDNPVLGFFTWRWIFALGLDHMYSAPIFLGMLALLAASLMACTYTTQIPLVKVARRWSFMKSDEAIKKQDFADTLQRASIQDLGVILMGDGYEVFMKGPSLYAFKGLAGRFAPIGVHIAMLLIMVGGTLSATGSFRGSVTVPQGLNFVMGDVLAPIGFLSVPTDSFNTEVHVNRFTMDYYDSGEVSQFHSDLSLRDLNGKEVLRKTISVNDPLRYGGVTIYQTDWSFSALQVTKDGEGPFNLAMAPLKINGDKKLYGTFLPVGDTNAPNVKGISMLARDLQSIVVYDLEGKFAGIRRPNSKLPIEIDGMKIVIEDAIGSTGLELKTDPGVPVVYAGFGALMLTTCISYLSHSQIWALQNGTTLVVGGRTNRAKNEFPDDMNRLLDQVPELIKTSAD